One segment of Solanum lycopersicum chromosome 1, SLM_r2.1 DNA contains the following:
- the LOC101244899 gene encoding DELLA protein RGL2-like: MPCHISDDHSMVLSTTTIMKIAKEQLKLYTSQNHDAYSIIFSPLIADLGLSPQVTEEVELVLLLLVSAEMLANRQLDCARKLLNLCINFSLSAGNPVQRVVYYFAESLQKRINKGTGIPTIAAKIDAVNPNIMEDVLMDPRTDVIETEQMLPFRKVTQFTGIQSILDSVKSFKRIHLIDFGIKTGSQWTILMQALVGNGECPPEHLKITAVGTSLIRMQEVGKRLTSFADTLHIPFSFKTVVSDLRHINKDLFESKVGEVVAIYSDSRLWTLLAWPNHLQSLIQVCKSLDPCVMVVTEIEANTNTPIFIDRFNEALFYYSAIFDSLETCIGWNHQYRAVAQGVYIRRIIENVITSEGEEMVHRHEKLRSWRTLFKNFGIEEAELSHSSLYQAKLLAENSTCHGLCSLEMDGKSLIIKWKGTPIKSLSAWKFHQ; the protein is encoded by the coding sequence ATGCCATGTCACATTTCTGATGACCACTCTATGGTTCTATCGACAACAACCATCATGAAGATTGCCAAAGAACAATTAAAACTTTATACCTCACAGAATCACGATGCGTATTCCATTATTTTTAGTCCTTTAATTGCGGATTTGGGCCTTTCTCCTCAAGTTACAGAGGAAGTGGAGCTCGTTCTACTGCTTTTAGTTTCCGCTGAAATGCTAGCCAATCGACAATTAGATTGTGCAAGAAAGTTGTTGAACTTATGCATCAACTTTTCTCTTTCAGCTGGTAATCCAGTTCAAAGAGTTGTCTATTATTTTGCTGAATCTCTTCAGAAGAGGATCAATAAAGGGACAGGAATACCAACTATAGCAGCAAAAATTGATGCAGTGAATCCAAATATTATGGAAGATGTTCTCATGGATCCACGAACCGATGTTATTGAGACTGAACAAATGCTTCCCTTCCGCAAAGTAACTCAATTTACTGGAATTCAATCCATCTTGGACAGTGTTAAATCATTCAAGAGGAttcatttaattgattttgGGATAAAAACCGGATCACAATGGACAATCCTTATGCAAGCTCTGGTTGGTAATGGAGAATGTCCACCGGAACATCTCAAGATAACAGCAGTTGGAACCTCTTTGATTCGAATGCAAGAGGTAGGAAAGAGATTGACATCTTTTGCAGACACCTTACATATACCTTTTTCCTTCAAAACAGTTGTATCTGACTTGAGACATATCAACAAGGATTTATTCGAGTCAAAGGTTGGTGAAGTTGTGGCAATCTATTCTGACTCACGTCTTTGGACCTTGTTAGCATGGCCTAATCACTTGCAATCTCTTATACAAGTTTGCAAAAGTTTGGATCCATGTGTAATGGTGGTAACTGAAATAGAGGCAAATACTAATACACCAATTTTCATCGATCGTTTCAATGAAGCATTGTTTTACTACAGTGCTATCTTTGATAGTCTTGAAACTTGCATAGGGTGGAACCATCAGTATAGAGCAGTAGCTCAAGGAGTGTATATACGAAGGATTATTGAAAATGTAATTACATCCGAGGGAGAAGAGATGGTACATCGCCATGAGAAGCTTCGATCTTGGAGGAcgttatttaaaaattttggtaTAGAGGAAGCAGAACTGAGTCACTCATCCTTGTACCAAGCAAAGTTGCTCGCAGAAAATTCTACATGCCATGGGCTTTGCAGTCTAGAAATGGATGGGAAGTCTCTAATTATTAAATGGAAGGGAACCCCAATTAAGTCACTTTCTGCATGGAAGTTCCACCAATAA